One segment of Halictus rubicundus isolate RS-2024b unplaced genomic scaffold, iyHalRubi1_principal scaffold0035, whole genome shotgun sequence DNA contains the following:
- the LOC143363346 gene encoding uncharacterized protein LOC143363346 produces the protein MIQNYQPLEYLNVYYAVSEKGENAIILSSDILVEALSKSTELYVDGTFAVLPKKPHIVQLYTVHIRYMDNGIATLLILCEKRTATLYTAIWEKIINIIPNLPNTIKFIMSDYETAAVKTLSKLFPSADMHGCWFHYCQAVLRKWRKLGLNSAPHTVVHMAMSLPLIPAIKFEQGLSIIQKEADIASSKFPGILLFMTYMRHTWLNIASQVSVHNCPVRTNNIAESFHNIACQKLGKQNINIWAFLEKVKDLLIDQELDLSRLQNGIASRRRRTNANINHRKEITSAQEEYNAGRLSLEEFLNMFTHNEKTFQINKVITLANEDSNDEIEDINYFDISYGPVEKAERVHKKDRRTLPNTVLTSSGSLKTKDTKVTENYLNEPQQCILHSSIVNIQSAQNLHDKFDSNHIDDDDIYEILEDRFWYDKTENQVSNDNNNRKEDIREHKEGYCIICFVKKATQVCVPCGHLACCMICIMRLECNRCPTCNDNFNTHVTLRLP, from the exons atgattcaaaattatcAACCTCTGGAATACTTAAATGTATACTATGCAGTGTCAGAAAAAGGGGAAAACGCAATAATTTTGTCATCTGACATTTTAGTTGAAGCATTGAGTAAATCTACAGAATTGTACGTAGATGGAACTTTTGCA GTCTTACCGAAGAAACCCCACATAGTACAGCTGTACACAGTTCACATACGCTACATGGataat GGTATTGCGACTCTACTTATTCTATGCGAAAAACGAACAGCTACTTTATATACTGCCatatgggaaaaaataattaatataatacccAATTTACCAAACACTATAAAGTTTATAATGAGCGATTATGAAACAGCAGCTGTTAAAACCTTAAGCAAGTTATTTCCCAGTGCAGATATGCATGGCTGCTGGTTCCATTATTGTCAG GCTGTTCTTCGAAAGTGGCGTAAGCTTGGATTAAATAGTGCTCCTCATACTGTTGTACATATGGCAATGTCTTTGCCTTTAATACCTGCTATAAAATTTGAACAAGGTTTGTCAATTATTCAAAAGGAAGCAGATATTGCATCCAGCAAGTTTCCGGGTATTCTTTTGTTTATGACCTATATGAGACATACTTGGTTAAACATAGCATCGCAAGTCAGCGTGCACAATTGTCCAGTACGTACGAATAATATTGCAGAATCATTTCACAACATTGCATGTCAAAAACTGgggaaacaaaatattaatatttgggcaTTTTTAG aaaaagtaaAAGATCTGCTTATTGACCAAGAGCTTGACTTGAGTCGATTGCAAAATGGTATAGCATCTCGAAGACGTCGTACAAATGCTAATATTAATCATAGAAAAGAAATAACAAGTGCTCAAGAAGAATATAATGCTGGAAG ATTATctttagaagaatttttaaatatgtttactCATAATGAAAAAACTTTTCAAATTAATAAAGTTATCACATTGGCAA ATGAAGATAGTAATGATGAGATTGAAgatatcaattattttgatataAGTTATGGACCGGTGGAGAAAG caGAACGAGTGCATAAAAAAGACAGAAGAACGTTACCAAATACGGTTTTGACATCATCGGGTTCTCTGAAAACAAAAGACACAAAAGTTACAG aaaattatcTCAACGAACCCCAGCAATGTATTTTACACAGCAGCATAGTAAATATACAAAGTGCACAAAATCTCCATGACAAATTTGACAGCAATCATATTGACG atgaTGACATTTATGAAATTCTTGAAGATAGATTTTGGTATGATAAAACGGAAAATCAAGTcagtaatgataataataatcgaaaagAAGATATTAGAGAACATAAAGAAGGGTATTGCATAATCTGCTTTGTTAAGAAAGCAACACAAGTTTGCGTTCCATGTGGTCATCTTGCATGCTGCATGATATGCATCATGCGACTAGAGTGTAATAGATGTCCCACATGtaatgataattttaatacacaTGTGACACTGCGCCTTCcatga